The following are from one region of the Bradyrhizobium septentrionale genome:
- a CDS encoding DUF2189 domain-containing protein produces the protein MPMIPPVAAPLAPPNRWARSLTPADPFEWLARGRQDLMTRPWMSLAYGILILLISVVLVGGLIASERDYILFPAFAGFMVVGPILAVGLYEKSRRIEAGEPLEWQNLFFVKPRSGGQILFTGVLLCLLTMVWMRAAVIIYALFFGLLPFPGLDRIVPMLFSTPTGWAMLVVGTAVGGLFAAFSFAISVFSIPMLLNEDVDAFTAMGSSMALVWNNLRVLLIWAVIVLALFLMSLATCMLGLVVIYPLLGHATWHAYRAAQPAGA, from the coding sequence ATGCCGATGATCCCTCCGGTTGCAGCACCCCTTGCCCCCCCCAATCGATGGGCGCGCTCGCTGACGCCGGCCGACCCCTTCGAATGGCTGGCGCGGGGCCGGCAGGATTTGATGACACGGCCCTGGATGAGCTTGGCCTACGGTATCCTCATTCTGCTGATCTCGGTGGTGCTCGTCGGCGGCCTGATTGCGTCTGAACGCGACTACATTCTGTTTCCGGCGTTCGCAGGATTCATGGTGGTCGGCCCGATCCTGGCCGTCGGTCTGTACGAGAAGAGCCGCCGGATCGAGGCTGGCGAGCCCCTGGAGTGGCAGAATCTGTTCTTCGTCAAGCCGCGCTCCGGCGGTCAGATCCTGTTCACGGGCGTGCTGCTCTGCCTGTTGACGATGGTGTGGATGCGCGCGGCCGTCATCATCTACGCGCTGTTCTTCGGTCTGTTGCCGTTCCCGGGCCTCGACCGCATCGTACCCATGCTGTTCTCCACCCCGACCGGGTGGGCGATGCTAGTGGTCGGGACTGCGGTCGGAGGTTTGTTCGCCGCGTTCTCATTCGCGATCAGCGTCTTTTCCATCCCGATGCTGCTGAATGAGGATGTCGATGCCTTTACCGCGATGGGCAGCAGCATGGCGCTGGTCTGGAACAATCTGCGCGTCCTCCTGATCTGGGCTGTAATCGTGCTCGCGCTGTTCCTGATGAGTCTTGCGACCTGCATGCTCGGACTGGTCGTCATCTATCCGTTGCTCGGGCATGCCACCTGGCACGCCTATCGGGCCGCGCAACCGGCCGGCGCATAG
- the ccoO gene encoding cytochrome-c oxidase, cbb3-type subunit II — protein sequence MSIFGFHYRLERKAIGLVLGIIVVSSIGGLVEIAPLFTIHQTVEDAPDMRLYTPLELAGRNIYIREGCYACHSQMIRTLRDEVDRYGPYSLAVESKYDHPMLWGSKRTGPDLARVGEKYSDQWHVAHMINPRDVVPVSVMPAYDWLLSTELRTDDLSLHLKAQRAVGVPYTDDMIANAAVDAYGQSSPDAPQADGVTRRYGKATTVRAFDGLPSRLTEMDAMVAYLQVLGRLTGAAHKSTAEAGASQ from the coding sequence ATGTCGATCTTCGGATTTCACTACCGGCTGGAGCGCAAGGCGATCGGCCTCGTCCTTGGGATCATTGTGGTATCGAGCATCGGCGGCCTGGTCGAGATCGCGCCGCTGTTCACCATCCACCAGACCGTCGAGGATGCGCCGGACATGCGGCTCTACACGCCGCTCGAACTCGCCGGTCGCAACATCTACATCCGCGAGGGCTGCTATGCCTGCCATTCACAGATGATCCGGACGCTGCGGGACGAAGTCGACCGTTACGGCCCCTACTCGCTTGCGGTCGAATCCAAATACGACCACCCGATGCTGTGGGGCTCCAAGCGCACAGGACCGGACCTCGCGCGGGTCGGCGAAAAGTATTCCGACCAGTGGCACGTCGCTCACATGATCAATCCCCGCGACGTGGTGCCGGTTTCGGTGATGCCCGCCTATGACTGGCTGCTGTCCACCGAATTGCGCACCGACGACCTCAGCCTTCATCTCAAGGCCCAGCGCGCGGTCGGCGTGCCCTATACCGACGACATGATCGCCAATGCGGCTGTCGATGCCTACGGCCAGTCCAGCCCGGACGCACCGCAGGCCGATGGGGTGACCAGGCGTTACGGCAAGGCCACCACAGTCCGCGCGTTCGACGGGCTCCCCAGCCGATTGACGGAAATGGATGCGATGGTCGCCTATTTGCAGGTGCTCGGTCGTCTCACCGGGGCAGCCCACAAGTCGACGGCCGAGGCGGGAGCGAGCCAATGA
- the ccoS gene encoding cbb3-type cytochrome oxidase assembly protein CcoS has product MIDFFFLVPIAIGMGLAGLASFMWTLKSGQYEDLEGAAERILFEGSEGPVVEKRPVPPAGTQSDQRKKRGQR; this is encoded by the coding sequence ATGATCGACTTCTTCTTCCTTGTTCCAATTGCCATCGGGATGGGCCTGGCCGGGCTGGCCTCGTTCATGTGGACGTTGAAGAGTGGTCAATACGAAGATCTTGAGGGTGCGGCCGAGCGAATCCTGTTCGAGGGCAGTGAAGGACCCGTCGTTGAAAAGCGGCCTGTACCTCCTGCTGGGACGCAGAGCGACCAGCGCAAAAAACGTGGTCAGCGGTAA
- the folE gene encoding GTP cyclohydrolase I FolE yields the protein MDALIKSIRPNKPTDAKASELDPAEFMAAAVRADQPRPSRAEAEDAVKTLLAYIGENTGREGLLDTPRRVVEAYDELYQGYHQCPAEVLNRTFGETAGYDDFVLVRDIEFTSQCEHHMMPFYGKAHIAYTPVERVVGLSKLARLTDIFARRLQTQEHLTAQVAAAIDEVLKPRGVAVLIEAEHTCMSVRGVAKHGASTFTSRFTGMFRDNPAEQQRFLSLVRGPNR from the coding sequence ATGGACGCCTTGATCAAATCGATCCGCCCCAACAAGCCGACCGACGCCAAAGCCAGCGAGCTCGACCCCGCAGAATTCATGGCGGCGGCCGTTCGTGCCGACCAGCCACGCCCGTCGCGGGCGGAAGCCGAGGATGCCGTAAAGACGCTGCTTGCCTATATCGGCGAGAATACCGGCCGCGAGGGTCTGCTCGACACGCCGCGCCGCGTCGTCGAGGCCTATGACGAGCTCTATCAGGGCTATCATCAGTGCCCGGCGGAAGTGCTGAACCGCACCTTCGGTGAGACCGCGGGCTACGACGATTTCGTCCTCGTCCGCGACATCGAATTCACCTCGCAGTGCGAGCATCACATGATGCCGTTCTACGGCAAGGCGCATATCGCCTATACGCCGGTGGAGCGCGTCGTGGGCCTCTCCAAGTTGGCGCGGCTGACTGACATCTTCGCCCGCCGCCTGCAGACCCAGGAGCATCTCACCGCCCAGGTCGCGGCTGCGATCGACGAGGTCCTGAAGCCGCGCGGCGTTGCGGTGCTGATCGAGGCGGAGCATACCTGCATGTCGGTGCGCGGCGTCGCCAAGCATGGCGCATCGACCTTCACCAGCCGCTTCACCGGCATGTTCCGCGACAATCCGGCGGAGCAGCAGCGCTTCCTGTCCCTGGTGCGAGGACCGAACCGGTAA
- the yidD gene encoding membrane protein insertion efficiency factor YidD: MDCATSMRRLPRNFGRALIWIYRHTLSPLVGYNCRHLPTCSVYGDEAIERFGLWGGGWMTLARLLRCQPWGTSGIDNVPQTRPPGAHWYLPWRYGRWRGVNEG, from the coding sequence ATGGACTGTGCCACCTCCATGCGCCGCCTGCCGCGCAATTTCGGACGCGCCTTGATCTGGATCTACCGGCACACGCTGTCGCCGCTGGTCGGCTACAACTGCCGGCATCTGCCGACCTGTTCGGTCTATGGCGATGAGGCGATCGAACGCTTCGGCTTGTGGGGTGGCGGGTGGATGACGCTGGCAAGACTGCTGCGCTGCCAGCCCTGGGGCACCTCCGGGATCGATAACGTCCCGCAGACGAGGCCTCCTGGGGCACACTGGTATCTGCCATGGCGCTATGGCCGCTGGCGCGGCGTCAACGAGGGTTGA
- the hisI gene encoding phosphoribosyl-AMP cyclohydrolase — translation MSASTHDHDREEGLDFQPKFDAAGLVTCVATDVATGDVLMVAHMNDEALRKTIATGEGWYFSRSRNALWRKGESSGQTQRVVEIRMDCDQDAVWLKVEQIGAACHTGRRSCFYRAVKGEGGDVSLSFVDAERLFDPAQVYRK, via the coding sequence GTGTCCGCATCGACCCACGATCACGACCGCGAAGAGGGGCTGGACTTCCAGCCCAAATTCGACGCGGCAGGTCTCGTGACCTGCGTCGCGACCGATGTCGCGACCGGTGATGTGCTGATGGTCGCGCACATGAACGACGAAGCCCTGCGCAAGACGATCGCGACCGGCGAAGGCTGGTACTTCAGCCGCTCACGCAATGCGCTGTGGCGCAAGGGCGAGAGCTCGGGCCAGACCCAGCGCGTGGTCGAGATCCGGATGGACTGCGATCAGGACGCGGTGTGGCTCAAGGTCGAGCAGATCGGCGCGGCCTGCCACACCGGACGGCGCTCCTGCTTCTATCGCGCGGTGAAGGGCGAGGGCGGCGATGTCAGCCTGTCCTTTGTCGATGCCGAGCGGCTGTTCGACCCAGCGCAGGTCTATCGCAAATAG
- a CDS encoding iron-sulfur cluster assembly scaffold protein, giving the protein MLNDIYNKRIIELAGNIPRLGRLAEPDASATAHSKLCGSTVKVDLKMDGPVVTDFAHDVKACALGQASSSIMASHVVGSTADELRELRETVRKMLKENGQPPQGGKWADIALLEPVRDYKARHASTLLTFDAVVDAIGQIEAKAKQPA; this is encoded by the coding sequence ATGCTGAACGACATTTACAACAAGCGGATCATCGAGTTGGCCGGCAATATTCCGCGCCTCGGACGGCTGGCCGAGCCGGACGCCAGTGCCACCGCCCACTCCAAATTGTGCGGTTCGACCGTCAAGGTCGACCTCAAGATGGACGGCCCGGTGGTGACGGACTTCGCCCATGACGTGAAGGCCTGCGCGCTCGGCCAAGCCTCCTCCTCGATCATGGCGAGCCACGTGGTGGGGTCGACCGCGGACGAGCTGCGCGAATTGCGCGAGACCGTCCGCAAGATGCTGAAGGAAAATGGCCAGCCCCCGCAGGGCGGCAAATGGGCCGACATCGCGCTGCTTGAGCCGGTGCGCGATTACAAGGCCCGCCACGCCTCGACGCTGCTGACCTTCGATGCCGTGGTCGATGCGATCGGCCAGATCGAGGCCAAGGCAAAACAGCCGGCGTAA
- the ccoN gene encoding cytochrome-c oxidase, cbb3-type subunit I — MIAQLTRNERQRAIQIGLVVAGCGLLLGLAGADDPIGLHGALIFIAGLLAILVVGRDYYAPEPSDERFSQYYDDPSKAGIILAMAWAVFGLAVGDWVAWQLVKPDLTFGGGWSSFGRIRPVHTTSVIFGFGGNGLIATSLYVLQRTSRARLPDQLSPWFVLLGYNLFCLLAVTGYMMGITQSKEYAEPEWYADIWLVVVWVVYFLIYLRTLARRKEPHIYVSNWYYMAFILVVAILHIVNNLAVPVSLGHAKSYSAFSGVQDAMTQWWYGHNAVAFFLTAGFLGMMYYFLPVRSGRPIFSYRLSIISFWGITFFYMWAGSHHLHYTALPQWVQTLGMTFSLMLLVPSWASAGNALLTLNGAWHKVRDDATLRFMMVAAVFYGLTTFEGSFMAIRSVNSLSHYTDWTIGHVHAGALGWVAFITFGSIYASVPWLWNRDGMYSAKLVEAHFWLGLAGTVIYVFAMWNSGIIQGLMWRTYNESGTLAYSFVDSLVAMRPYYIARAVGGLFFLIGACLGAYNIWMTIRSPGLAAKQPEPKLAAQPAE, encoded by the coding sequence ATGATTGCCCAGCTTACTCGGAATGAACGGCAGCGCGCGATTCAAATCGGCCTTGTGGTCGCAGGTTGCGGACTGCTGCTCGGCCTGGCGGGCGCAGACGATCCGATCGGCCTTCATGGAGCGCTGATCTTCATCGCCGGATTGCTGGCGATCCTCGTCGTTGGCCGGGACTATTACGCCCCGGAGCCGTCGGATGAACGCTTTAGCCAATATTACGATGACCCCAGCAAGGCCGGCATCATTCTGGCAATGGCGTGGGCCGTCTTCGGCCTTGCGGTCGGCGACTGGGTGGCTTGGCAATTGGTCAAGCCGGATCTGACCTTTGGCGGCGGCTGGTCGAGCTTTGGCCGGATCCGGCCGGTCCACACCACATCGGTGATCTTCGGGTTCGGTGGCAACGGCCTGATCGCGACCTCGCTCTACGTGCTGCAACGGACGTCGCGCGCGCGACTGCCCGATCAGCTGAGCCCCTGGTTCGTGCTGCTTGGCTACAATCTGTTCTGCCTGCTTGCCGTCACCGGCTACATGATGGGCATTACCCAATCGAAGGAATATGCGGAACCGGAGTGGTACGCCGACATCTGGCTGGTCGTCGTCTGGGTCGTCTATTTCCTGATCTATTTGCGCACGCTGGCGCGACGCAAGGAGCCGCACATCTACGTTTCGAACTGGTACTACATGGCCTTCATCCTGGTCGTTGCGATACTGCACATCGTCAACAACCTCGCCGTCCCCGTGTCCCTCGGTCACGCCAAGAGCTATTCGGCGTTTTCAGGCGTCCAGGACGCCATGACCCAGTGGTGGTACGGTCACAACGCCGTGGCATTCTTCTTGACCGCTGGCTTCCTCGGCATGATGTACTACTTCCTGCCGGTGCGGTCGGGTCGGCCGATCTTCTCCTACCGCCTGTCGATCATCTCGTTCTGGGGCATCACCTTTTTCTACATGTGGGCGGGATCGCATCACCTGCACTACACGGCGCTGCCGCAGTGGGTGCAAACGCTTGGCATGACCTTCTCGCTGATGCTCCTGGTCCCGTCCTGGGCCTCCGCCGGCAACGCGCTGCTGACGCTCAACGGCGCCTGGCACAAGGTCCGCGACGACGCGACCTTGCGCTTCATGATGGTCGCGGCGGTGTTTTATGGCCTGACCACCTTCGAGGGATCGTTCATGGCGATCCGGTCGGTCAATTCGCTGTCCCACTATACCGACTGGACGATCGGCCACGTTCATGCCGGCGCGTTGGGCTGGGTTGCATTCATCACCTTCGGTTCGATCTACGCATCCGTGCCCTGGCTCTGGAATCGCGACGGCATGTACTCGGCTAAGCTGGTCGAGGCTCATTTCTGGCTCGGGCTGGCGGGGACCGTGATCTACGTGTTCGCGATGTGGAATTCCGGCATCATCCAGGGGCTGATGTGGCGGACCTACAATGAGAGCGGAACGCTCGCCTATTCCTTCGTCGATTCCCTGGTCGCGATGCGTCCGTATTACATCGCGCGGGCGGTCGGCGGATTGTTCTTCCTGATCGGCGCCTGTCTCGGCGCATACAACATCTGGATGACGATCAGGAGTCCCGGCTTGGCTGCGAAGCAGCCCGAACCGAAGCTTGCCGCGCAACCGGCGGAGTAA
- a CDS encoding cbb3-type cytochrome c oxidase subunit 3 produces the protein MSVEHDLLVGISKSFGLFYLMALSVAALIYAFWPANKPRFDRAARSILDGEDKPWR, from the coding sequence ATGAGCGTCGAGCACGACCTTCTTGTCGGAATCTCCAAATCGTTCGGCCTGTTCTACCTGATGGCGCTATCAGTCGCGGCGCTGATCTATGCGTTCTGGCCGGCCAACAAGCCGAGATTCGATCGTGCAGCCCGATCCATTCTTGACGGTGAGGACAAGCCATGGCGGTAG
- a CDS encoding heavy metal translocating P-type ATPase, with protein MSCCAPGADLCLDKAGTSNEEILLSSRTLRDGLRQTDLSVPDIHCGGCLQRIEAALSKLDGVTYARANLSARRVTIQWCGDTPPPLIPTLTAIGYQAHIRDVGADGKDPALSKLLLALAVAGFATSNIMLLSVANWSGTEAGTRDLFHWISAAIALPTLAYSGQVFFRSAWRSLRRGQTNMDVPISIGVLLAFSMSLWETIGHGPHAYFDASVSLLFFLLIGRTLDHVMRERARQAVNGLARLSARGALWQRPDGAQIYLPVDEIEPGMTILLAAGERVAVDCRVIGGHSELDYALVSGESAPQPAAEGMELQAGILNLTAPLTVVATAAAKNSFLAEMVRMMEAAEAGRSAYRRIADRAARLYAPVVHATALLTFVGWMVATGDAHRAITIAIAVLIITCPCALGLAVPMVHVVAARRLFDLGIMIKDGSALERLAGVDTVIFDKTGTLTTGRPLLTPSSDVDVNTLALAGTIAAHSRHPYSRALAALSVGGKPTRLDAVAEFPGAGLEALSSEGVLRLGRPDWAVAERPLDPAYRDANVLLSCNGSCIAAFRLEDSLRAGAHDAIAELKRSGLHVEILSGDSETRVGTIADRLGVTFAAAACPADKVVCITTEKAAGRKVLMVGDGLNDAPALMAADVSIAPGSAADVGRNAADFVFLRESLLAVPQALAIARDAARLVRQNFGLAIAYNVVAIPVAVLGHVTPLIAAVAMSLSSVIVVANALRLHGGSRISPPMATTIDRAAALNYGPVK; from the coding sequence ATGAGTTGCTGCGCACCCGGCGCCGACCTCTGTCTCGATAAGGCCGGCACCTCGAACGAGGAGATCCTGCTTTCCAGCCGGACTCTGCGCGACGGCCTGCGCCAGACCGACCTGTCAGTACCGGACATTCACTGTGGCGGCTGCCTGCAAAGAATAGAGGCCGCACTCAGCAAGCTCGACGGCGTCACCTACGCGCGCGCAAATCTTTCTGCCCGTCGCGTCACGATTCAATGGTGTGGCGACACGCCGCCGCCGCTGATTCCGACGCTGACGGCGATCGGCTATCAGGCGCACATCCGTGATGTCGGTGCCGACGGCAAGGACCCGGCCTTGTCAAAGCTGTTGCTGGCGCTCGCGGTAGCGGGATTCGCCACGAGCAACATCATGCTGCTATCGGTGGCGAACTGGTCGGGTACGGAAGCCGGGACGCGCGACCTGTTTCACTGGATTTCCGCAGCGATTGCGCTGCCGACGCTGGCCTATTCGGGGCAGGTGTTCTTTCGATCAGCTTGGCGCAGCTTGCGCCGCGGCCAAACCAACATGGACGTTCCGATCTCGATTGGCGTCCTGCTTGCCTTTAGCATGAGCCTTTGGGAAACGATCGGACACGGCCCGCACGCCTATTTCGACGCCTCCGTGTCGCTGCTGTTCTTCCTCCTGATCGGGCGCACGCTCGACCATGTGATGCGCGAGCGGGCGCGTCAGGCGGTGAACGGATTGGCGCGGCTGTCCGCCCGCGGCGCGCTTTGGCAGCGGCCGGATGGCGCGCAGATCTACCTACCCGTCGATGAAATCGAGCCGGGAATGACCATCCTGCTGGCGGCAGGAGAACGCGTGGCCGTGGACTGCCGCGTGATCGGCGGGCATTCCGAACTCGACTACGCGCTGGTGTCGGGCGAAAGTGCGCCGCAACCGGCCGCCGAGGGCATGGAACTGCAAGCCGGTATCCTCAATCTCACCGCCCCGCTCACGGTCGTCGCCACGGCTGCGGCAAAGAACTCCTTCCTCGCCGAAATGGTGCGGATGATGGAAGCTGCCGAGGCCGGCCGCTCGGCCTATCGCCGCATCGCCGACCGCGCCGCGCGGCTCTACGCGCCGGTCGTTCACGCCACGGCCTTACTGACCTTCGTCGGCTGGATGGTCGCCACGGGCGACGCGCATCGCGCCATCACCATTGCGATTGCGGTGCTCATCATCACCTGCCCCTGCGCGCTCGGCCTGGCCGTGCCGATGGTCCATGTCGTTGCCGCCCGGCGGCTGTTCGACCTCGGCATCATGATCAAGGACGGCAGTGCACTGGAACGGCTCGCCGGCGTCGATACCGTCATTTTCGACAAGACCGGTACGCTGACGACAGGCCGGCCGCTTCTCACGCCGTCCAGTGATGTCGACGTCAATACGCTTGCGCTGGCGGGCACGATCGCGGCGCACTCGCGTCATCCCTATTCCCGGGCGCTGGCAGCTCTCAGCGTGGGCGGCAAACCAACCCGGCTCGATGCCGTGGCCGAGTTTCCGGGTGCGGGTCTGGAGGCCCTGTCGAGCGAGGGCGTGCTGCGGTTGGGCCGTCCGGACTGGGCCGTCGCGGAACGGCCGCTCGATCCTGCGTATCGCGATGCCAACGTCCTGTTGTCCTGCAACGGCAGTTGCATCGCTGCCTTCCGCCTCGAGGACTCCCTGCGCGCCGGCGCGCACGACGCCATCGCCGAACTGAAACGTTCCGGCCTCCACGTCGAAATCCTGTCCGGCGACAGCGAAACGCGGGTCGGCACCATCGCCGATCGCCTCGGCGTGACCTTTGCGGCCGCCGCGTGTCCGGCCGACAAGGTCGTTTGCATCACCACGGAGAAGGCGGCCGGCCGCAAGGTCCTGATGGTCGGTGACGGGTTGAACGACGCGCCGGCGCTAATGGCCGCCGATGTCTCGATCGCCCCGGGATCGGCCGCCGATGTCGGCCGCAACGCCGCCGATTTCGTGTTTCTGCGCGAAAGCCTTCTGGCCGTTCCGCAGGCACTCGCAATTGCGCGCGACGCAGCAAGGCTCGTGCGACAGAATTTCGGCCTGGCGATTGCCTACAATGTCGTCGCGATACCGGTCGCGGTGCTCGGCCATGTCACGCCGCTGATCGCAGCGGTTGCAATGTCGCTGTCGTCGGTGATCGTGGTGGCGAACGCCTTACGTCTTCACGGTGGGTCACGGATCAGCCCGCCGATGGCAACGACGATCGATCGCGCCGCGGCTCTCAACTATGGGCCGGTCAAATGA
- a CDS encoding MFS transporter, translating to MLGNIVTGCSVLAPAGMLAELSDGLGVTIHTAGLLITFGAIVLCVGSPVTAWLTSRIERRALLTATLLVLTLTNAASAFAPDYNSLLIIRMVMLAVGVLYTPQAAGTAALIVPVEKRGSTIAYIFLGWSLAAAIGLPLITFIASRYGFRATYGAIALTGLASCLLLWWRLSGGLHGAPVDLRTWADLARNPTVVLLLSITTLQMSGQFVVFTFMGPLLAKLTGANADAVGIVFALYGIFGFVGIAIATRIVDSWGAWKTSVLFTALLLTGVSGWALSAGAYVLMAASVAVWGLGFASTNSMQQVRLVGAAPALAAASVSLNTSVLYIGQAIGSAIGGLLFAREWLHSAGYVATAFVAAALVVVLITRPRSAARAAAAE from the coding sequence ATGCTCGGCAATATCGTCACCGGCTGCTCGGTGCTGGCGCCGGCCGGCATGCTGGCGGAGTTGTCCGACGGGCTCGGCGTCACGATCCACACCGCGGGTCTGTTGATCACCTTCGGCGCGATCGTGCTGTGCGTGGGATCGCCGGTGACGGCGTGGCTGACCAGCCGGATCGAACGGCGCGCGCTGCTGACGGCGACGCTTCTGGTGCTGACGCTGACCAATGCGGCATCCGCCTTCGCGCCGGATTACAACAGTCTCCTGATCATCCGCATGGTGATGCTCGCGGTCGGCGTCCTCTATACGCCGCAGGCGGCCGGCACCGCGGCGCTGATCGTGCCGGTGGAGAAGCGCGGCAGCACGATCGCCTATATCTTCCTCGGCTGGTCGCTTGCGGCTGCGATCGGGCTGCCGTTGATCACCTTCATCGCAAGCCGTTACGGCTTTCGCGCGACCTACGGCGCGATCGCGCTGACCGGGCTCGCAAGCTGCCTGCTGCTGTGGTGGCGGCTATCCGGCGGATTGCACGGCGCGCCGGTCGACCTGAGAACCTGGGCCGATCTCGCCCGCAACCCGACCGTCGTCCTGCTGCTGTCGATCACGACGCTGCAGATGTCCGGCCAGTTCGTGGTGTTCACCTTCATGGGGCCGCTGCTCGCCAAGCTGACCGGCGCCAACGCGGACGCCGTCGGCATCGTGTTCGCGCTCTACGGCATCTTCGGCTTCGTCGGCATCGCGATCGCAACCCGGATCGTGGATTCCTGGGGCGCCTGGAAGACCTCGGTGCTGTTCACCGCACTGCTGCTCACCGGCGTGTCCGGCTGGGCGCTGAGCGCCGGCGCCTATGTATTGATGGCGGCCTCGGTTGCGGTGTGGGGCCTCGGCTTCGCATCGACCAATTCGATGCAGCAGGTGCGCCTGGTCGGTGCGGCGCCGGCGCTCGCCGCGGCGTCGGTCTCGCTCAATACCTCGGTGCTGTATATCGGCCAAGCCATCGGCTCCGCGATCGGCGGATTGCTGTTCGCGCGCGAATGGCTGCATAGCGCGGGCTATGTGGCCACGGCGTTCGTCGCGGCGGCCCTTGTCGTTGTGCTCATCACGCGGCCGCGGTCGGCCGCGCGCGCTGCTGCTGCCGAGTGA
- the ccoP gene encoding cytochrome-c oxidase, cbb3-type subunit III gives MAVEQHDRDSYTGYLTTGHEWNGIKELNTPVPRVVYFFLALAVLFSIGYWILMPAWPLGVTYTKGLLGIDQRKVVAASLKEAAADRSVWSKQIETESFAAIQSDPKLMEIVRGAGRTLFGDNCAACHGQDAKGGPGFPNLTTSSWLWGDTPEQIFNTIRVGINTSHPDTHVSQMPAFGRDQMLPRADVFKAATFVYSLAHPDAKDIDPKNVEAGKKIFAANCVSCHGEDAKGNIELGAPNLTDSFWIYGGDLESIDTSIWGGRQGRMPTWEGRLSDLDRKILTLYLLDKRRASK, from the coding sequence ATGGCGGTAGAGCAGCACGACCGCGATAGCTACACCGGCTATCTTACCACCGGCCACGAATGGAACGGCATCAAGGAATTGAACACGCCAGTGCCGCGCGTGGTCTATTTCTTCCTGGCGCTGGCCGTCCTGTTCTCGATCGGCTACTGGATCCTGATGCCGGCCTGGCCTCTGGGCGTGACCTACACCAAAGGCCTGCTCGGCATCGATCAACGCAAGGTCGTTGCGGCATCGCTGAAGGAAGCGGCGGCCGATCGCAGTGTCTGGAGCAAGCAGATCGAGACCGAGAGCTTTGCTGCGATCCAGTCCGACCCGAAACTGATGGAGATCGTGCGCGGCGCGGGCCGCACCTTGTTCGGCGATAATTGCGCGGCGTGTCATGGCCAGGATGCCAAAGGCGGCCCCGGATTTCCCAACCTGACCACGTCATCCTGGCTCTGGGGGGACACGCCGGAGCAAATCTTCAACACGATCCGCGTCGGCATCAATACCTCACATCCCGACACGCATGTGTCCCAGATGCCGGCGTTCGGGCGCGACCAGATGCTGCCGCGGGCCGACGTCTTCAAGGCGGCCACCTTCGTCTATTCGCTCGCGCACCCGGATGCGAAAGACATCGATCCCAAGAATGTCGAGGCCGGCAAGAAAATCTTCGCCGCCAATTGCGTCTCCTGTCACGGCGAGGATGCTAAGGGCAATATCGAGCTGGGCGCGCCGAACTTAACCGACAGCTTCTGGATCTATGGGGGCGACCTGGAGAGCATCGACACCTCGATCTGGGGCGGCAGGCAGGGTCGCATGCCGACCTGGGAAGGTCGCCTGTCCGATCTCGACCGCAAGATCCTCACGCTCTATCTGCTCGACAAGCGGAGAGCATCGAAATGA